One window of the Archangium primigenium genome contains the following:
- a CDS encoding response regulator: MQEKRKILLIDDSEITLAMEKAVLEARGYEVIATSTLMEFEKTLQSWKPDLILTDIHMPEAKGTDICRTLKNEYNTQDIPIILFSSLADDELAKLAEQVGADGSLSKGNGLEAMGEKIDELVQSIIW; this comes from the coding sequence GTGCAAGAGAAGCGAAAGATCCTCCTCATCGACGACAGCGAGATCACCCTCGCCATGGAGAAGGCCGTGCTCGAAGCGCGCGGCTACGAGGTGATCGCCACCTCCACGCTGATGGAGTTCGAGAAGACGCTCCAGTCGTGGAAGCCGGATCTCATCCTCACCGACATCCACATGCCCGAGGCCAAGGGCACGGACATCTGTCGGACGCTCAAGAACGAGTACAACACCCAGGACATCCCCATCATCCTCTTCTCCAGTCTGGCCGACGACGAGCTGGCCAAGCTGGCCGAGCAGGTGGGGGCCGACGGCAGCCTGTCCAAGGGCAATGGCCTGGAGGCGATGGGTGAGAAGATCGACGAACTGGTGCAGAGCATCATCTGGTGA
- a CDS encoding mechanosensitive ion channel family protein — translation MRRTSAGLSLLLSILVSWQAWALNPGLGTPPSRVDRQTPYATANGFSDAVHQGDYALAAHYLYLDYLPASSQKEQGARLARQLKFVLDHKLPSTALASLSKEPEGDPENPRFDQIGIIPVEDMSYPLRLTRVSLPEGGKVWVFAEATVKSIEPLYQRYGPVLLGEELPAVLFERTVLGLEPWQWLALVLTVAGAGVLSVLLERLSLWVLLRVVHWTRLGWAVALVSSGRGPLKLLYFALLTALGAELALLPPKPGNIVRHIDTTLSIIAVAWFILRFLRATAQYVHESVAQDANDAGSMRGLRTQLSVMRSVFEAATYLIAAALLLMQFETVRNVGVSLLASAGLAGIVIGLAAQKPVASLLAGIQISFTQPIRIGDAVIVENEFGWVEEITLTYVVVKVWDERRLVIPISQFLDKPFQNWSRGGQSMLGVVRVLVDFSTDLDLLRAELKRILENEAKALWDGRVSTLVVEDVLDRTLQVRVVVSGSLGVLFDLRAVVREQLMKYLRVRPHWLPTTRTEARAAITVPPKEEFKSEFKSEPKDDDAQDDTEAASDSTLGPTRP, via the coding sequence ATGCGACGCACCTCGGCTGGATTGAGCCTGTTGTTGTCCATCCTCGTGTCCTGGCAGGCATGGGCCCTCAACCCGGGCCTGGGGACCCCCCCGTCGCGGGTGGACCGGCAGACCCCCTACGCCACGGCCAACGGCTTCTCGGACGCCGTGCACCAGGGCGACTACGCGCTGGCGGCGCACTACCTCTACCTGGACTACCTGCCCGCCTCCTCGCAGAAGGAGCAGGGGGCCCGCCTGGCGCGCCAGCTCAAGTTCGTGCTGGACCACAAGCTGCCGTCCACCGCCCTGGCCAGCCTGAGCAAGGAGCCCGAGGGGGATCCGGAGAACCCCCGCTTCGATCAGATCGGCATCATCCCCGTGGAGGACATGTCCTACCCCCTCCGCCTGACCCGGGTGTCCCTGCCAGAGGGTGGGAAGGTGTGGGTCTTCGCGGAGGCCACGGTGAAGTCCATCGAGCCGCTCTACCAGCGGTACGGCCCGGTGTTGCTCGGCGAGGAGCTGCCGGCGGTGCTCTTCGAGCGCACGGTGCTGGGGCTCGAGCCGTGGCAGTGGCTGGCCCTGGTGCTCACGGTGGCGGGGGCCGGGGTGCTCAGTGTGCTGCTCGAGCGGCTGTCCTTGTGGGTGCTCTTGCGCGTGGTGCACTGGACGCGCCTGGGCTGGGCCGTGGCCCTGGTGTCCTCGGGCCGGGGGCCGCTCAAGCTGTTGTACTTCGCGCTCCTCACGGCCCTGGGCGCGGAGCTGGCGCTCTTGCCGCCCAAGCCCGGCAACATCGTGCGGCACATCGACACCACGCTGAGCATCATCGCGGTGGCGTGGTTCATCCTGCGCTTCTTGCGCGCGACGGCGCAGTACGTGCACGAGTCGGTGGCGCAGGACGCCAATGACGCGGGGAGCATGCGCGGCCTGCGCACGCAGCTGTCGGTGATGCGCTCGGTCTTCGAGGCCGCCACCTACCTCATCGCCGCGGCGCTCCTGCTCATGCAGTTCGAGACGGTGCGCAACGTGGGCGTGTCCCTCCTGGCCTCGGCGGGTCTGGCGGGCATCGTCATCGGTCTGGCGGCGCAGAAGCCCGTGGCCTCGCTGCTCGCGGGCATCCAGATCTCCTTCACCCAGCCCATCCGCATCGGGGACGCGGTGATCGTCGAGAACGAGTTCGGGTGGGTGGAGGAGATCACCCTCACCTACGTGGTGGTGAAGGTGTGGGACGAGCGGCGGCTGGTCATCCCCATCTCCCAGTTCCTCGACAAGCCCTTCCAGAACTGGAGCCGCGGCGGGCAGTCCATGCTGGGCGTGGTGCGGGTGCTCGTGGACTTCTCCACGGACCTGGACCTCTTGCGCGCGGAGCTCAAGCGCATCCTGGAGAACGAGGCCAAGGCGCTGTGGGACGGCCGCGTGTCCACCCTGGTGGTGGAGGACGTGTTGGACCGTACGCTGCAGGTGCGTGTGGTGGTGAGCGGCTCGCTCGGGGTGCTCTTCGATCTGCGCGCCGTCGTGCGCGAGCAGCTGATGAAGTACCTGCGCGTCCGGCCGCACTGGCTGCCCACCACCCGCACCGAGGCCCGGGCCGCCATCACCGTGCCGCCCAAGGAAGAGTTCAAGTCGGAGTTCAAGTCGGAGCCCAAGGACGACGACGCCCAGGACGACACCGAGGCCGCGTCGGACTCGACCCTGGGGCCCACCCGACCCTAG
- the lpoB gene encoding penicillin-binding protein activator LpoB: MKTRLIASVSLVGLLAACGGPRAFTRGTYEDPNTIEMLSDQFNENDLQLIAKKMVESLAGVPRFAQPNAQLPVVLVGRLKNKTSEHIDMASLGDKIQTGLARTGRFALLDKAAREDLAEEYEYQGSGYVDPNAAKAPGQQASADFLLTGEIASIVQEVGGDKLVYYKMTAKLNNVRTGIVEWTDEKEIRKKFEKQGISW, encoded by the coding sequence ATGAAAACCCGTCTCATCGCGTCCGTCTCGCTCGTGGGTCTGCTCGCCGCCTGTGGCGGCCCCCGCGCCTTCACGCGCGGCACCTACGAGGACCCCAACACCATCGAGATGCTGTCGGATCAGTTCAACGAGAACGACCTGCAGCTCATCGCCAAGAAGATGGTGGAGTCGCTCGCCGGTGTGCCGCGCTTCGCCCAGCCCAACGCCCAGCTGCCGGTGGTGCTCGTGGGCCGGCTCAAGAACAAGACGTCCGAGCACATCGACATGGCGTCGCTCGGGGACAAGATTCAAACGGGCCTGGCGCGCACGGGCCGCTTCGCGCTCCTGGACAAGGCGGCGCGCGAGGACCTGGCCGAGGAGTACGAGTACCAGGGCTCGGGCTACGTGGACCCCAACGCCGCCAAGGCGCCGGGCCAGCAGGCCAGCGCGGACTTCCTGCTCACCGGGGAGATCGCCTCCATCGTCCAGGAGGTCGGCGGCGACAAGCTCGTCTATTACAAGATGACCGCGAAGCTGAACAACGTGCGCACGGGCATCGTGGAGTGGACGGACGAGAAGGAGATCCGCAAGAAGTTCGAGAAGCAGGGCATCTCCTGGTAG
- a CDS encoding COG3014 family protein, translating to MSRARPQAGGLLLVALVLLSGCAGDYVARTRSLRGAYESGDYGRALSELDAVEKQGSGKDALLVLLDRGMVLHSAGRWKESIEVLARADRLASELDAVSVSEEAGALITNERQRAYRGEDFEKLMISVLQALNYAQLEQDEEALVEVRRVNERLRKMVVEEKKPYEQLAIARYLGGVLYEDQRDWDAAYIDYENALRLAPGLGELAEPLLRLARRTGRQDEYERLLARFPGLPHAPLGPDEGQVVIVVEAGRSPEKEPADRRLNSHELIQVPVYRDRSRPGLVRVGVESGAPMRAVTVTSLADVAEVHLEDRLGRMLAKQVAGVGVKAGLAAGAGALARSEAVGALTFLVLNAANQPDLRSWLSLPAEFQVARLRLPAGVHTVRVEGPGWSASQRVEVKPGRVRLVVVRGYD from the coding sequence ATGAGCCGCGCGCGACCACAGGCGGGTGGACTGCTGCTGGTGGCCCTGGTGCTCCTGAGCGGCTGCGCGGGCGACTATGTCGCGCGCACGCGCTCGCTCCGGGGCGCCTACGAGTCCGGGGACTATGGCCGCGCGCTGAGCGAGCTGGACGCCGTGGAGAAGCAGGGCAGCGGCAAGGACGCGCTGCTCGTGCTGCTGGACCGGGGCATGGTGCTGCACTCGGCCGGCCGGTGGAAGGAGAGCATCGAGGTGCTGGCGCGCGCGGACCGTCTGGCCTCGGAGCTGGACGCCGTCTCCGTGAGCGAGGAGGCCGGGGCGCTCATCACCAACGAGCGCCAGCGCGCCTACCGGGGCGAGGACTTCGAGAAGCTGATGATCTCCGTGCTCCAGGCGCTCAACTACGCGCAGCTGGAGCAGGACGAGGAGGCGCTCGTCGAGGTGCGCCGCGTCAACGAGCGGCTGCGCAAGATGGTCGTCGAGGAGAAGAAGCCCTACGAGCAGCTCGCCATCGCGCGCTACCTCGGCGGCGTGCTGTACGAGGACCAGCGCGACTGGGACGCGGCCTACATCGACTACGAGAACGCGCTGCGGCTCGCGCCCGGGCTGGGGGAGCTGGCCGAGCCCCTGCTGCGGCTCGCGCGCCGCACCGGGCGTCAGGACGAGTACGAGCGACTGCTCGCGCGTTTTCCGGGCCTGCCGCATGCGCCCCTGGGGCCCGACGAGGGCCAGGTGGTGATCGTCGTCGAGGCGGGGCGTTCCCCCGAGAAGGAGCCCGCGGACCGGCGGCTCAACTCGCACGAGCTCATCCAGGTGCCCGTGTACCGGGACCGGAGTCGGCCGGGGCTCGTCCGGGTGGGGGTGGAGTCGGGCGCGCCGATGCGGGCCGTGACGGTGACGTCGCTGGCGGACGTGGCCGAGGTGCACCTGGAGGATCGCCTGGGCCGGATGCTGGCCAAACAGGTGGCGGGGGTGGGCGTGAAGGCGGGCCTGGCCGCGGGGGCGGGCGCCCTGGCACGCAGCGAGGCGGTGGGCGCGCTCACCTTCTTGGTCCTCAACGCGGCCAACCAGCCGGACCTGCGCTCGTGGCTGTCCCTGCCAGCGGAGTTCCAGGTGGCGCGGCTGCGGCTGCCCGCGGGCGTCCACACGGTGCGGGTGGAGGGCCCGGGCTGGAGTGCCTCCCAGCGGGTGGAGGTGAAGCCGGGCCGGGTGCGGCTGGTCGTGGTGCGCGGCTACGACTGA
- a CDS encoding ZIP family metal transporter — MSPVVTLSAYSLVILLGALVGALAVVFTEKPTRLVTFLAFAAGIMFGAAFFHMLPEAYHGGGFWAFVMVPAGFVFLMVLERYVLTHACEEPPECEEHVHGHTLGLTAFLGLSAHTLFDGIALGSAVKEGVGMMALMAITSHKVPSSLSLASILKAEGKSSSRILGYAVAYGLMVPVGAVLYFAFDAVLRFDRLAPLALSFSAGTFLYVAVSDLLPHVNRHGKDNRGRNLVALAAGLLVMLALSGMTEHPGH; from the coding sequence ATGTCTCCGGTAGTAACCCTCTCCGCCTATTCGTTGGTCATCCTGCTGGGCGCGCTCGTGGGCGCGCTCGCCGTCGTCTTCACCGAGAAGCCGACGCGGCTGGTCACCTTCCTGGCGTTCGCCGCGGGCATCATGTTCGGCGCGGCGTTCTTCCACATGCTGCCCGAGGCGTACCACGGGGGCGGCTTCTGGGCGTTCGTCATGGTGCCCGCCGGCTTCGTGTTCCTCATGGTGCTCGAGCGCTACGTGCTCACGCACGCGTGCGAGGAGCCGCCGGAGTGCGAGGAGCACGTGCACGGGCACACCCTGGGCCTCACGGCGTTCCTCGGCCTGTCGGCGCACACGCTGTTCGACGGCATCGCGCTGGGCTCGGCGGTGAAGGAGGGCGTGGGGATGATGGCGCTCATGGCCATCACCTCGCACAAGGTGCCCTCGTCCTTGTCCCTGGCCTCCATCCTCAAGGCCGAGGGCAAGAGCTCCTCGCGCATCCTCGGCTACGCCGTGGCCTACGGGCTCATGGTGCCCGTGGGCGCGGTGCTCTACTTCGCCTTCGACGCGGTGCTGCGCTTCGATCGTCTGGCGCCCCTGGCCCTGTCCTTCTCCGCGGGCACCTTCCTCTACGTGGCGGTGTCGGATCTGCTGCCGCACGTGAACCGCCACGGCAAGGACAACCGGGGCCGCAACCTGGTGGCGCTCGCGGCGGGCCTGCTGGTGATGCTGGCCCTCTCGGGCATGACGGAACATCCCGGACACTGA
- a CDS encoding class I SAM-dependent methyltransferase: MQRLSDWYDHPEYYEAIFGTGTAREMDFLLEVGKRHGTGGKRWLEPACGAGRLVEEAARRGLHVVGYDLSDKMLAHARARLTPALRRRVKLQVARMEDFFRPELEGQMDLAFNLVSTFRYLDSEQAARAHLASTRRLLKPEGIYVLGFHLTEYARQKVEAERWVETLGADTVVCNTRESVPDRKLRRSAMRNRLRITGPDKDLLIETHWHFRTYDLAQTRRLFRSAGFEVLETYDFDYDITAPRRRGDIRLDSIFVLRALPDAEAC; encoded by the coding sequence ATGCAACGACTCTCCGACTGGTACGACCACCCCGAGTACTACGAGGCCATCTTCGGCACCGGCACCGCGCGGGAGATGGACTTCCTGCTGGAGGTGGGCAAGCGCCATGGCACCGGGGGCAAGCGCTGGCTGGAGCCTGCGTGCGGCGCGGGCCGCCTGGTGGAGGAGGCCGCGCGCCGGGGCCTGCACGTGGTGGGCTATGACCTGTCCGACAAGATGCTGGCCCACGCCCGCGCGCGCCTCACCCCGGCCCTGCGCCGGCGCGTGAAGCTGCAGGTCGCGCGCATGGAGGACTTCTTCCGGCCGGAGCTGGAAGGCCAGATGGACCTCGCGTTCAACCTGGTCTCCACCTTTCGCTACCTCGACAGCGAGCAGGCGGCGCGGGCGCACCTGGCGAGCACGCGGCGGCTGCTCAAGCCCGAGGGCATCTACGTGCTGGGCTTCCACCTGACCGAGTACGCCCGGCAGAAGGTGGAGGCCGAGCGCTGGGTGGAGACGCTGGGCGCGGACACCGTGGTGTGCAACACCCGGGAGAGCGTGCCGGACCGCAAGCTGCGGCGCTCGGCCATGCGCAACCGCCTGCGCATCACGGGTCCCGACAAGGACCTGCTCATCGAGACGCACTGGCACTTCCGCACGTATGACCTGGCGCAGACGCGGCGCCTGTTCCGCTCGGCCGGGTTCGAGGTCCTCGAGACCTACGACTTCGACTACGACATCACCGCGCCCCGGCGCCGGGGGGACATCCGCCTGGACAGCATCTTCGTCCTGCGGGCCCTTCCCGACGCGGAGGCGTGTTAG
- a CDS encoding GDYXXLXY domain-containing protein: MRTRVIYGGLALVVGALVLLVIQKEQLLQHGTPLLLELAPVDPRSLMQGDYMVLNYAISQEVRPGWDNPAEDGRLVLRRDEAGVGRFVGVETPGLALGPGELWLNFKVRGSRVRLGAESFFFQEGHADHYARAKYGELRVAADGTSVLVGLRDAERQPLGPPASLD; this comes from the coding sequence ATGCGCACCCGTGTCATCTACGGAGGACTCGCCCTGGTGGTGGGGGCCCTCGTGCTGCTCGTCATCCAGAAGGAGCAGTTGCTCCAGCACGGCACCCCGCTGCTCCTGGAGCTCGCGCCGGTGGATCCCCGCTCGCTCATGCAGGGGGACTACATGGTGCTCAACTACGCCATCAGTCAGGAGGTCAGACCGGGCTGGGACAATCCGGCCGAGGACGGCCGGCTCGTGCTGCGGCGGGACGAGGCGGGCGTGGGCCGCTTCGTGGGCGTGGAGACGCCGGGCCTCGCGCTCGGGCCCGGAGAGCTGTGGCTGAACTTCAAGGTCCGCGGCAGCCGCGTCCGCCTGGGCGCGGAGTCCTTCTTCTTCCAGGAAGGGCATGCGGACCACTACGCGCGGGCGAAGTACGGCGAGCTGCGCGTGGCCGCGGATGGCACCAGCGTGCTCGTCGGGCTGCGGGACGCCGAGCGTCAGCCCCTGGGTCCGCCCGCGTCCCTGGACTGA
- a CDS encoding DUF4401 domain-containing protein, with protein sequence MTRAFKPSLREVLSPSVHARAHTELQARKESITPTPWFIRVLIGAGAWLASLFLIVFVALAMELSNETAALVMGLLLTGCAIGLRFMDSSLFFSQAALAIGLAGQGLFAFGLFGKSDGALSALLFAVFEAIVFVLYADLVQRFLSVCAASLSLLYALQDAIAIEAASLGLVVLAGLAHALVLHQAELQARRWAPWVTPAIFGLVTTVMGLLLAGVGEEELFGRGEQTVLRIVVTTGLAAVTMYSAWRVLEESHRAPGGAPGVTLFGALALLSLLTYRTPGVIAAVGVLLLGFHRRSVVLLGMAVVFILAFGVNYYYSLQLTLLAKSLALLGGGLAMLGLRLFILRRFPMAAPEVS encoded by the coding sequence ATGACACGGGCCTTCAAACCCTCGCTGCGCGAGGTCCTGTCCCCGTCGGTGCATGCGCGGGCCCATACCGAGCTCCAGGCGCGCAAGGAGAGCATCACGCCCACGCCCTGGTTCATCCGGGTTCTCATCGGCGCGGGCGCCTGGCTGGCCTCGCTGTTCCTCATCGTCTTCGTGGCCCTGGCGATGGAGCTGTCGAACGAGACGGCCGCCCTCGTGATGGGTCTGCTGCTCACGGGGTGCGCGATCGGCCTGCGCTTCATGGATTCCAGCCTCTTCTTCTCGCAAGCGGCCCTGGCCATCGGCCTGGCTGGCCAGGGCCTCTTCGCCTTCGGACTCTTCGGCAAGAGCGACGGGGCGCTCTCGGCGCTCCTCTTCGCCGTGTTCGAGGCGATCGTCTTCGTCCTGTACGCGGACCTCGTCCAGCGCTTCCTGTCGGTGTGCGCCGCGAGCCTCTCGCTGCTGTACGCGCTGCAGGACGCCATCGCCATCGAGGCCGCGAGCCTGGGGTTGGTGGTGCTCGCCGGGCTCGCGCACGCGCTCGTCCTGCACCAGGCCGAGCTCCAGGCCCGGCGCTGGGCCCCCTGGGTCACCCCCGCCATCTTCGGACTGGTCACCACGGTCATGGGCCTGCTGCTCGCGGGCGTCGGGGAAGAGGAGCTCTTCGGCCGGGGTGAGCAGACCGTGCTGCGCATCGTGGTGACGACGGGGCTCGCCGCGGTGACGATGTACTCGGCCTGGCGGGTCCTCGAGGAGTCGCACCGCGCACCGGGTGGCGCTCCGGGCGTGACGTTGTTCGGCGCCCTGGCCCTCCTGTCCCTGCTCACCTACCGCACCCCGGGCGTCATCGCCGCCGTGGGCGTGCTGCTGCTCGGCTTCCACCGGCGCAGCGTGGTGCTGCTCGGCATGGCGGTGGTCTTCATCCTCGCCTTCGGCGTGAACTACTACTACAGCCTGCAGCTCACCCTGCTCGCCAAGTCGCTCGCGCTGCTGGGCGGAGGACTCGCGATGCTCGGTCTGCGGCTGTTCATCCTGCGCCGCTTCCCCATGGCCGCCCCGGAGGTGTCCTGA
- a CDS encoding DUF2157 domain-containing protein, with amino-acid sequence MSSDPLDLAATPERLYLLADAGVLSPPELKQALGRAVQTPAPPAWQRFLSIGLMGFGSLLVLSGVIYFFAYNWAALHRFGKLGLLLAAIAGACVAATQLKDGLPGQFALLFAAVLVGPLLAVYGQAYQTGADPYGLFLGWGLLILPWVALARFGPLWLLLLVLVDTGLSLYRIQALGREDALLVLMIGLLNGAAWAVHEVLALRGVESAQGRWLPRVLAAMTILPLLGLAAHVVFEPQRADASEYVALVLVCALVAATYFFHRRVRPELFLLTLGVLSVMTLVTTFAGRIIFEVLDAELFGIFLMAAVLIGELSAAAWWLRTEAQGAEDV; translated from the coding sequence GTGTCCAGTGACCCTCTCGATCTCGCCGCCACGCCCGAGCGCCTGTACCTGCTCGCCGATGCCGGTGTCTTGTCCCCCCCCGAGCTGAAGCAGGCCCTGGGGCGCGCGGTGCAGACCCCCGCCCCCCCCGCCTGGCAACGCTTCCTGTCCATCGGGTTGATGGGCTTCGGCTCGCTGCTCGTGCTCTCCGGTGTCATCTACTTCTTCGCCTACAACTGGGCGGCGCTGCACCGCTTCGGCAAGCTCGGCCTGCTGCTCGCCGCCATCGCGGGGGCGTGTGTCGCCGCGACCCAGTTGAAAGACGGGCTCCCGGGACAGTTCGCCCTGCTCTTCGCGGCGGTGCTCGTGGGGCCGCTGCTCGCCGTCTACGGACAGGCCTATCAGACGGGCGCGGACCCGTATGGCCTGTTCCTCGGCTGGGGCCTGCTCATCCTGCCCTGGGTGGCCCTCGCGCGCTTCGGCCCCCTGTGGCTGTTGCTGCTCGTGCTCGTGGACACGGGCCTGAGCCTCTATCGCATCCAGGCGCTCGGCCGGGAGGATGCGTTGCTCGTCCTGATGATCGGCCTGCTGAACGGCGCGGCGTGGGCGGTCCATGAGGTCCTCGCCCTCCGGGGCGTCGAGTCCGCCCAGGGCCGGTGGTTGCCCCGGGTCCTCGCGGCGATGACGATCCTGCCGCTGCTCGGGCTCGCCGCCCATGTGGTGTTCGAGCCCCAGCGGGCCGATGCCTCGGAGTACGTGGCGTTGGTGCTGGTCTGCGCCCTGGTGGCCGCGACCTACTTCTTCCACCGCCGGGTGCGTCCGGAGTTGTTCCTGCTCACCCTCGGCGTGTTGAGCGTGATGACGCTCGTCACCACCTTCGCGGGGCGCATCATCTTCGAGGTCCTCGACGCCGAGCTGTTCGGCATCTTCCTGATGGCCGCGGTGCTGATTGGCGAGCTGAGTGCCGCGGCCTGGTGGCTGCGCACCGAGGCGCAGGGAGCGGAGGACGTATGA
- a CDS encoding DNA polymerase beta superfamily protein: MTDARMTEHQTRVADRVLDEEAARRHHLVVTLTGAHAYGFPSPDSDLDLKCVHITPTSQLLGLEPRLTPAERLEVLDGVEVDYSSNEIGAVLTGVLQGNGNYLERLLGAHALRHSAELESLRPRVRGVLSRRLHRHYRGFAQSQLREWEKTGFRSAKKLLYVLRTTLTGTHALLTGEVEADLTAVMDRYGFGEAGELVAWKRRGERSELSEALSERWRGQVGRAFEQLDAARERSVLPEEPGETAALEAWLLELRRAHW; this comes from the coding sequence ATGACGGATGCACGGATGACGGAGCACCAGACCCGCGTCGCCGACCGCGTCCTCGACGAGGAGGCCGCGCGCCGCCACCACCTCGTGGTCACCCTCACCGGGGCCCACGCCTACGGCTTCCCCTCGCCCGACAGCGATCTGGATCTCAAGTGCGTGCACATCACGCCCACCTCCCAGTTGCTCGGGCTGGAGCCGCGCCTCACGCCCGCCGAGCGCCTGGAGGTCCTGGACGGCGTCGAGGTGGACTACTCGTCCAACGAGATTGGCGCCGTGCTGACGGGCGTGCTCCAGGGCAACGGCAACTACCTGGAGCGGCTGCTCGGCGCCCATGCCCTGCGGCACTCGGCCGAGCTGGAGTCCCTGCGCCCCCGGGTGCGCGGCGTGCTGTCGCGGCGCCTGCACCGGCACTACCGGGGCTTCGCCCAGAGCCAGCTGCGTGAATGGGAGAAGACGGGCTTTCGCTCCGCCAAGAAGCTGCTCTACGTGCTGCGCACGACGCTCACCGGCACCCACGCCCTGCTCACGGGCGAGGTGGAGGCGGATCTCACCGCCGTGATGGACCGGTACGGCTTCGGAGAGGCGGGAGAGCTGGTGGCCTGGAAGCGACGGGGCGAGCGCAGTGAGCTGTCCGAGGCCCTGTCCGAGCGATGGCGGGGACAGGTCGGCCGGGCCTTCGAGCAGCTCGACGCGGCGCGTGAGCGGTCCGTCCTTCCCGAGGAGCCCGGGGAGACGGCGGCCCTGGAAGCGTGGCTGCTGGAGCTACGGCGTGCGCACTGGTGA
- a CDS encoding DNA polymerase beta superfamily protein: MTRETSTPEHDPAETPARPRGYEQVDRLSVPLPHGTEVTTRVERLAGERRIPQGVVGRVARARDGGFDVQIVGVGEVWYARSELVPRRPGQLQFALRRAATWDALRPCVVLETIVGSQAWGLANEASDVDVRGVFGLPLPWHFGLADKAKDLVSADGSHTFWELSKAVEQALRADPNTLEMLFVPGARATDVLGEWLLAERDAFVSKALFGSFGRYAMSQLDKLTRSQRLAEHRDLVLEWLCEEPTPSLDEVARRLAAISPRPAPTPEDGLLAAKTYIKQLYRSLSDQGLLEANDFAALVRYARGGGQRPPSARELRPKNAYNLLRLVVLATGWLKEGVPTFDVSGAIKARLLDIKAGQVPLEDVLRDAEALAPELEEAHRQSALPALPDHARADRLLRRVGEELARRWVMKEPGPLGREAPAPPALENTEDAS, translated from the coding sequence ATGACCCGCGAGACCTCGACGCCCGAACACGATCCGGCCGAGACCCCAGCCCGGCCCCGGGGCTATGAGCAGGTGGACCGGCTCTCCGTTCCCCTCCCCCACGGCACCGAGGTGACCACACGCGTGGAGCGTCTGGCCGGCGAGCGCCGCATCCCCCAGGGCGTGGTCGGCCGCGTGGCCCGCGCCCGCGACGGCGGCTTCGACGTGCAGATCGTCGGCGTGGGCGAGGTCTGGTACGCCCGGAGCGAGCTCGTGCCCCGTCGGCCCGGTCAGCTCCAGTTCGCGCTCCGCCGCGCCGCGACCTGGGACGCCCTGCGCCCCTGCGTGGTGCTGGAGACCATCGTGGGCTCCCAGGCCTGGGGGCTGGCCAACGAGGCATCCGATGTCGACGTGCGCGGCGTCTTCGGCCTCCCCCTGCCCTGGCACTTCGGGCTCGCGGACAAGGCGAAGGATCTCGTCAGCGCGGATGGCAGCCACACCTTCTGGGAGCTCTCCAAGGCGGTGGAGCAGGCCCTGCGCGCGGACCCCAACACCCTGGAGATGCTCTTCGTGCCCGGCGCGCGCGCCACGGACGTGCTCGGGGAGTGGTTGCTCGCCGAGCGCGACGCCTTCGTGTCCAAGGCCCTCTTCGGCAGCTTCGGCCGCTACGCCATGAGCCAGCTCGACAAGCTCACGCGCAGCCAGCGGCTCGCCGAGCACCGTGACCTCGTGCTCGAGTGGCTGTGCGAGGAGCCCACGCCGTCGCTCGACGAGGTGGCCCGGCGCCTGGCGGCCATCTCCCCGCGTCCCGCGCCCACGCCCGAGGACGGCCTGCTCGCGGCCAAGACGTACATCAAGCAGCTCTACCGCTCGCTGTCGGACCAGGGCCTGCTCGAGGCCAACGACTTCGCCGCGCTCGTGCGCTACGCGCGGGGCGGCGGGCAGCGGCCCCCGAGCGCCCGCGAGCTGCGGCCGAAGAACGCCTACAACCTGCTGCGCCTGGTGGTGCTCGCCACCGGCTGGTTGAAGGAGGGCGTGCCCACGTTCGATGTGTCGGGCGCCATCAAGGCCCGGCTGCTGGACATCAAGGCCGGCCAGGTGCCCCTGGAGGACGTGCTGCGGGACGCCGAGGCGCTGGCCCCGGAGCTGGAGGAGGCCCACCGCCAGAGCGCCCTGCCCGCCCTGCCCGACCACGCTCGGGCGGACCGGCTGCTGCGGCGGGTGGGTGAGGAGCTGGCGCGACGCTGGGTGATGAAGGAACCAGGACCGCTCGGGCGGGAGGCGCCCGCGCCCCCGGCCCTGGAGAACACGGAGGACGCGTCATGA